The Candidatus Nanosynbacter sp. HMT-352 region TGCTGGTAAGAGTGTGCAGGGTCAGATTTTAGCGGCACGACACGGTTGGCGTTGGCTTAGTGCCGGACAGTTATTGCGCGATACTCACGATGGCGAATTGATTCATCGCATGCAATCTGGCGAACTAGTGCCGATGGAAACTATCAACGGTTTGATGGGCGAGGCTCTTAATAAAGCTAAGGATATTAATGGTGTAATTTTGGACGGCTATCCAAGGCAATTAGAGCAGGCTAAATGGCTAATTGAGTCGCGTTCGCATCATGGAAAAGATGTGAAGTTGGTAATTGTATTGGAAGTTCCGCGCGATGAAATTCTGGAGCGTTTGAGGGTTCGCGGTCGAGTTGACGACACTCCTGAAGCAATCGACAAGCGACTCAGTATTTATCGAGGTGAAATTTACCCGATTCTGGATTATTTGAATGACAATGGTGTTCCAATTGTGCATATGAGCGGCGTTGGAACTGTTGGTCAAGTTCATGATGAAATCGAGAGAGAACTGGTTAGCCGCGGCATCGTTGAGGGCGTAAAATGAGCCAATTGATCACCGGAGAAAAAACGCCGCAACAGATGAAAGATATGCGCGAGTGCGGCAAAATGCTTGCGACAATTTATGACGAATTGAAAAAATCTGTAACGGCTGGAATGAGCGAACTGGACGCTAATGATTTTGTAGCCAAGCGAATTAAAGATTTTGGCGCAGAGGCGACTTATCTTACGGATGAAGTGAAGTTTCCAGGTGTTATTTGTATATCGACGAACGAGCAATTGGTGCACTCTTTCCCGACCGAATATGTTTTTGAAAAGGGCGACGTGGTCAGCTTCGATTTGGTGATTGGCTATCGTGGAATGAAAACGGATAGTGCCTTTACTATGGTTGTTGATGAGGAGCCTAAGGGTGCGAAGAAACATTTATTGCACGCAACAGAACAGAGTTTATATGCTGGAATTGACGCGATAACTGGCGATGGAACGCGAGTTGGCGATATTTCAGCGGGGGTGGAAGCTGTGTTGAAGAAGGCTAAACTTGGTATAATCCGTGAATTGGTTGGTCATGGTGTGGGGCTGAGTATGCATATGGAGCCAGAAATTCCGAATTACGGCAGGCGAGGAACTGGTCCGATGCTGCACGCTGGCGACACAATTGCAATTGAACCGATGGCGAGCTTGGGTGGTGAGAAAATTATTACCGACAGCGACGGCTGGACAATTAGTATGAAAGACGGCAGTCTGGGTGCGCATTTTGAGCATACGGTATTGATTACTGAAACTGGCGCTGAAATTCTGACGAAGCTTTAGGCTAATTCGCTTGCCAAATTATAGGCATAACCTGTATAATAGAGCTTATGCAGGAGCAATCTCGATATGTGGTAGGAATTGATATTGGCACAAAAAACGTGCGCTGTGTCGTTGGTTATATTGATGCAGAGAATGGTGCGCCAAAAATTGTTGGTGTCGGTGAAGCGCCGAATAGCGGAATGCGAAAGGGAACCGTAACGAATTTAAGTGGCCCAGCTGAGGCTATTGATAAGGCCCTGGAGCCAGCTGAGCGAATGAGCGGTCATCAGATTAACGCAGCCACATTGAGCATTAACGGCTCTCATTTATTAAGTACTAAGGCTGACGGAATGATTACCGTTGGAACTGTTAATAATGAAGTTACTCATGATGATATATTGAGGCTGGAGGAAGTTGCTACAACTGGAAAAGTGCCACAGAATAGAGAGATTTTAGATATTATTGCACACGCGTATAGGCTGGATGGTCAGGATAATATTAAAGATCCAATCGGTATGACTGGTGCGCGTCTGGAAATTAGGGCGAATGTCGTGTCTGGCTTGGTCCCGCACATTACTAATTTACAGAAGTCGGCGGAAATGGCTAAGGTTGAGGCTGTGTCTGTTGTTCCGTCGGTTTTGGCAGCAGCTCAATCCGTTCTTACGGAAAGTCAGCGTGAAAATGGCGTTGCGGTGATTGATTTTGGTGCGGCAACTACAGGAATTGCCATTTACGAAGAGGGCGATTTGCAGCACCTGGCGGTCATTCCAATGGGCGGTCAAAATGTAACGAACGATTTGGCTATTGGTCTTAGGACAGATCCGGAAATCGCGGAAGTTGTGAAATTGGCGCACGCGAGATTTGGCGGCGACGTTTTGGGCGAAGTTGAAACGAAGGTTGAAAAGCAGACATATAAATTTAACCAAGAAGAAATTGACGAGATTGTCCAAGCGCGATATGAAGAGATTTTTGAAGCAATTGCTAAAGAATTGAAGCGAGCTGGGCGACTAGGAAAACTGCCGAGCGGCGTTGTGCTGGTTGGCGGTGCGGCGAAAGTCAAGGGTATGGTGGAGTTCACGAAAGATCAATTGAGTGTGGCGGCACGCTTGGGTGTTCCGGCTGGCTATAGCGGAGTTAGCGATGAAGTAAAAGGTGCGGAATTTTCGGCTGCGGTTGGTCTGATGTTGATTGACTCTATGGGCATTTCGCAGCAGGTAAAACCGATAGTTGGCGCAAATGATGTCACTAAAAAAGCTGGCGGTTTACTTAAAAATATTTTCGCTAGATTTAAATAAATGATATACTTTATGTAAGGATTAAGAGAGGGAATATATGCCGCAAATACAACCAAGTGAAGTTCAAACATTTGCCAGCATAAAAGTCGTCGGTGTTGGCGGTGCTGGTGGTTCAGCTATTAACCGAATGAAAGATGCCGGTCTGACTGGCGTCCAATTTATTGCTATGAATACGGACGCTCAGGCGTTGCACAATTCGAAGGCTGACATAAAAATTCATCTTGGTCGTGACGCAACTAATGGTTTGGGTGCGGGCGCTGACCCTACTGTTGGCGAGGCTGCAGCTAATGAATCCCGTGACGAAATTAGAGAAGCCTTAGAAGGTGCAGACATGGTATTTGTGACAATTGGTGCTGGTGGCGGAACTGGTTCTGGTGCTGGTTATGTTGTAGCAGAAGTGGCACGCGAGCTTGGTATTTTGGTGGTTGGCGTGGCAACTCGACCGTTTAGCTTTGAGGGTGAAAAGCGCCGAGTTAACGCGGATTGGGCGATTTCTCACTTGGGACGCGAGGTTGATACCTTGATTACAATTCCAAATGACAGATTATTGCAAACTATTGATCGCCGAACGCCTCTGTTGGAAACTTTCAAAATTGCCGATGATGTTTTGAGGCAGGGCGTTCAAGGTATTTCTGAACTGATTACTGAGCATGGTTTGATTAACCTTGACTTTGCCGATGTTAAGGCGATTATGAGCAATGCCGGTTCAGCTTTGATGGGCATCGGGCGGGCGAGCGGCGATGATCGAGCGGTTCAGGCGGCGCAACAAGCTATTGAAAGCCCTCTAATTGAGGTGTCGATTGATGGCGCCAAGGGTGTTCTGTTCAATGTAACTGGCGGCTACGACATGAGTATGGCAGAAATTCAGGAGGCTGCAGAAATTATTACTAGCGCTGTTAGTCCAAATGCCAACATTATTTTTGGTGCGACTTTGAAGCCGGAAATGGAAGACGAGCTGGTCATTACGGTGATTGCGACAGGATTTGATAGCGATACATTCCGCCAGCAGGAAGTTAGCTTGACTGTGGGTGACGATACAAAATCTGCCGAAACAGAAGTTGATGACGAAATGGTTAAAAATATTGACCTAGAGTTGGATAAGGAAGAATCTGCCGAAAGTTTTGCGGCTGAGCCAGAAACTAATATTTGGGAAAATCCAACCGTTGAAGCTGACGATGATGAGGATGATACGCCGGCATTTCTGAGGCGACGAAAGAAGAACAAGGAGTAGATAAAATGATATTTAATATCGGCAATAGTCGCGTTATTGAATCACGCGAAGTTTCTGATGGTGCCGCAATTCGACGTCGCAGAGAAACTCCAGATGGCAAGCGATTTACTACGTATGAGCGAGTTGAAAAACCGAATCTAGCGGTGATAAAGAAAAATGGCGATCGTGAGCTGTTTGACCGAGTGAAATTGGCGAATTCTACGCGTCGTTCGGTCGGAAAATTCTTTAAGTCTGACGAGGAAGTCGATAATATCATTACGGCGGTTGAAGATTCTTTATACGCGCTGGGCGAATCGGAAGTTACGTCAAAACAGATTGGCGATCAAGTTTTGGACGAGCTAGAAAAACGTAACGAAGTGGCGTACGTTCGTTTTGCCAGTGTTTTTTATGAGTTTAAAACGCTGGATGATTTTGTAGAGATTTTAGCAAAGCGACGCAGTAAGGGCGAGCGGGAATTGTAATGCGAGTAGTTGTGATTTATCGTTCGGAAAGCGATTATGCGCGCCAAGTCTCAGACTTTTTGCGTGATTTTAGCCGACAAACTGGTCAGGTTTTAGAGGAAATGAGTCCTGATTCTGCAGAAGGCAATAATTTTTGCGAAGTGTATGACATTGTAGAATATCCAACAATTATCGCGCTGAGTGACAGTGGTCAATTGCAAAACCTTTGGCGTGGCTTGCCGCTACCAACAATTAGCGAAGTGAGTTTTTATGTTTAGTAAAATCAGAAACTGGCTATTTCACGAGTATTTGAAAAAGCAAAATTTGGCGGCGTTTGTAATGCTTGTCGGTAGTGGATTAGGGTTGTTGGCATCATTCGTATTGTCTATTGAAGCCTTAGAACTAGCAAAAAACTCTCATGCCGTATTAAGCTGCGATTTTAGCTCGGCTCTGAGCTGTTCGGCGGTGGCGAATCATTGGTCGGCGGCTATTTTAGGATTTCCAAACAGTTTCATCGGCGTGATGACTTTGCCTGTTATGGTAACAATTGCAGTAGCGTTGTTAGCGGGAGCGAAGTTTCCAAAGTGGTTTATGCAGGCGGCGCAAGTCGGTGCTATCATCGGAATGATATTTGCTATTTGGATGTTTTATATGAGCTACGTCGAAATTGGCGTGCTTTGTCCGTGGTGCTTGACCTTAGATCTTGGAATGCTGATGATTATGTTCGGTTTGACGCGCTATAATGTTCTACAGAAAAATATTCCTTGTCGATATATGCAGAAGATCGTTGGTGGTGGATATGATGTGCTTGTCGTGGTATCGCTGGTTGTTGCGGTAATTGTCGCGATAATCGCCAAATTCGGCAGCCAATTGTTCTAGTTTTGCTTGCTTTATGCAAAGTGCTTATGGTATATTTATGATGTATATTTATGCTCAATTTATACCACCACTATGGAACATAATAGAACTTTATCAATAATAAAAGACCGTAAAGCCAAGAGATTTTTTATTCTTGGCGGTTTTATTGTTGTTAGCGCAGCCTTAGGATTTATGCTTTTGAGTTCTCAGCAAAGTCGTGCAACTATTCCTAGTGGTGGCAAGCAGGTTGAAGTGGAACAAGTTTCTTATCGATTGTACGAATCGTCCAATAGTATTAATCCAGGCAGTCCGCTTGCAAATACCAACACCGTTGCCACATTACCAAAAGTCGGCGCCGATTTTCGGCTGAGGGTTGGTCTTCAAAATAAGAGTGCATATTTTAAAAAATTAGCTGAATACGGAAGCGGGTATGAGCATAACTGCGCCATTATGTCGGATGATAGTGTTTATTGTTGGGGTAATGGTCAGTATGGAGTTCTTGGTACTAATTCAACCACCTCATCAACGACTCCAGTGCCCGTATATACACAAGATGTTCTCAATGGGAAAACTATCAAACAGATTACCACTGGTTATTATCATACTTGTGTAATCGCTTCTGATAATAAAGATTATTGTTGGGGCTATGGCTTAGCTGGAAGGCTAGGGAATAGTGGTATAGTTCAGAGGAATGCTCCATATCCAGTTATAGAGACCGCGACCACAGTCGTTTCTCAAATTGCTGCGGGCAATGAACATACTTGCTCGCTTAACTCGGAGAGAAAATTGTACTGTTGGGGTAGAGGTATAAATGGAGAATTAGGTCGTGACGTATTCTTAGGCTCAAACACACCAACGGCGGTTAATATGAGTAACTTTGGGACGGAATCGGTTAAACAGGTTGTTGCAGGAGATAAATTCACGTGCGCTGCGACGGTTGAAGGCAAAGCATTTTGCTGGGGGTCTAATGCTACGGGAAGGACTGGAGTAGGACTTGCTACTGGTAAAACTCAGTATCCTACTGAAGTCAAAGGTTTTAATGGAAAAAAAGTTGAGTCAATATCTGCTGGTGATTCACATGCCTGTGCTGTTATTTCTGGCGGTCAAGAAGTGTATTGCTGGGGAAAAAATGACAAGGGTCAGTTGGGCGTTACGGCAATGGGCTATAGAAATACTGCTTCAAGAGTTCCTTTTGGCAGTAATGTCCTTTCTGGAGGAAAGACTATTAAAAATGTTTACGCTGGCGGCGAATTTACGTGTATGGTATTAAATACTGGCGAAATTTATTGTTGGGGTGACAATTCTAAGGGTCAAATGGGTAGTGGGGTGGCTACAGGATTTTTGCCCTCCCCTGTAAAAGTGAATGTTTCATTTACGAGTTCTGGTGAAACTTCCATGTATGTAGGTAAAGACTTTTTATGCGCCTTACGTACGGGTGAGATGTATTGTTGGGGTAATAATAACAAGGGTCAGGTAGGAAATGGTCAGTCGAGCAACAGTCCTGTCACGAGCCCTACGCTAATAGCGCCTCCAGGGGGAGCTATTGAATCTGCGTCAATGAAGCTGCGTGTCGAATATGCAAAAAAGGGCAGCGCAGCAACTTGTTCGGCGGTAAGTAGTTCAGATTGGCAAGTCGTG contains the following coding sequences:
- a CDS encoding adenylate kinase family protein; the protein is MIVFFGPAGAGKSVQGQILAARHGWRWLSAGQLLRDTHDGELIHRMQSGELVPMETINGLMGEALNKAKDINGVILDGYPRQLEQAKWLIESRSHHGKDVKLVIVLEVPRDEILERLRVRGRVDDTPEAIDKRLSIYRGEIYPILDYLNDNGVPIVHMSGVGTVGQVHDEIERELVSRGIVEGVK
- the map gene encoding type I methionyl aminopeptidase, giving the protein MSQLITGEKTPQQMKDMRECGKMLATIYDELKKSVTAGMSELDANDFVAKRIKDFGAEATYLTDEVKFPGVICISTNEQLVHSFPTEYVFEKGDVVSFDLVIGYRGMKTDSAFTMVVDEEPKGAKKHLLHATEQSLYAGIDAITGDGTRVGDISAGVEAVLKKAKLGIIRELVGHGVGLSMHMEPEIPNYGRRGTGPMLHAGDTIAIEPMASLGGEKIITDSDGWTISMKDGSLGAHFEHTVLITETGAEILTKL
- the ftsA gene encoding cell division protein FtsA, whose product is MQEQSRYVVGIDIGTKNVRCVVGYIDAENGAPKIVGVGEAPNSGMRKGTVTNLSGPAEAIDKALEPAERMSGHQINAATLSINGSHLLSTKADGMITVGTVNNEVTHDDILRLEEVATTGKVPQNREILDIIAHAYRLDGQDNIKDPIGMTGARLEIRANVVSGLVPHITNLQKSAEMAKVEAVSVVPSVLAAAQSVLTESQRENGVAVIDFGAATTGIAIYEEGDLQHLAVIPMGGQNVTNDLAIGLRTDPEIAEVVKLAHARFGGDVLGEVETKVEKQTYKFNQEEIDEIVQARYEEIFEAIAKELKRAGRLGKLPSGVVLVGGAAKVKGMVEFTKDQLSVAARLGVPAGYSGVSDEVKGAEFSAAVGLMLIDSMGISQQVKPIVGANDVTKKAGGLLKNIFARFK
- the ftsZ gene encoding cell division protein FtsZ, whose protein sequence is MPQIQPSEVQTFASIKVVGVGGAGGSAINRMKDAGLTGVQFIAMNTDAQALHNSKADIKIHLGRDATNGLGAGADPTVGEAAANESRDEIREALEGADMVFVTIGAGGGTGSGAGYVVAEVARELGILVVGVATRPFSFEGEKRRVNADWAISHLGREVDTLITIPNDRLLQTIDRRTPLLETFKIADDVLRQGVQGISELITEHGLINLDFADVKAIMSNAGSALMGIGRASGDDRAVQAAQQAIESPLIEVSIDGAKGVLFNVTGGYDMSMAEIQEAAEIITSAVSPNANIIFGATLKPEMEDELVITVIATGFDSDTFRQQEVSLTVGDDTKSAETEVDDEMVKNIDLELDKEESAESFAAEPETNIWENPTVEADDDEDDTPAFLRRRKKNKE
- the nrdR gene encoding transcriptional regulator NrdR, whose amino-acid sequence is MIFNIGNSRVIESREVSDGAAIRRRRETPDGKRFTTYERVEKPNLAVIKKNGDRELFDRVKLANSTRRSVGKFFKSDEEVDNIITAVEDSLYALGESEVTSKQIGDQVLDELEKRNEVAYVRFASVFYEFKTLDDFVEILAKRRSKGEREL
- a CDS encoding vitamin K epoxide reductase family protein encodes the protein MFSKIRNWLFHEYLKKQNLAAFVMLVGSGLGLLASFVLSIEALELAKNSHAVLSCDFSSALSCSAVANHWSAAILGFPNSFIGVMTLPVMVTIAVALLAGAKFPKWFMQAAQVGAIIGMIFAIWMFYMSYVEIGVLCPWCLTLDLGMLMIMFGLTRYNVLQKNIPCRYMQKIVGGGYDVLVVVSLVVAVIVAIIAKFGSQLF
- a CDS encoding RCC1 domain-containing protein produces the protein MEHNRTLSIIKDRKAKRFFILGGFIVVSAALGFMLLSSQQSRATIPSGGKQVEVEQVSYRLYESSNSINPGSPLANTNTVATLPKVGADFRLRVGLQNKSAYFKKLAEYGSGYEHNCAIMSDDSVYCWGNGQYGVLGTNSTTSSTTPVPVYTQDVLNGKTIKQITTGYYHTCVIASDNKDYCWGYGLAGRLGNSGIVQRNAPYPVIETATTVVSQIAAGNEHTCSLNSERKLYCWGRGINGELGRDVFLGSNTPTAVNMSNFGTESVKQVVAGDKFTCAATVEGKAFCWGSNATGRTGVGLATGKTQYPTEVKGFNGKKVESISAGDSHACAVISGGQEVYCWGKNDKGQLGVTAMGYRNTASRVPFGSNVLSGGKTIKNVYAGGEFTCMVLNTGEIYCWGDNSKGQMGSGVATGFLPSPVKVNVSFTSSGETSMYVGKDFLCALRTGEMYCWGNNNKGQVGNGQSSNSPVTSPTLIAPPGGAIESASMKLRVEYAKKGSAATCSAVSSSDWQVVTGASKLAYSVSGPADGTNINSNSSDPELPAGAIASRPQSLVRKSGAAGTFTNAQKISAGEMGVWDLALVDKGLDRNESYCVRVATDTTAAPGSSIDNYTMYPEFKTAPGSLDIRFRDNAGATITDTGTKFDNSTMSNSSVATSAFLSNSSSKQIEVTNTQTSSGWSVVLSASDGATAKWKRTGGTESYMFNGTNGDQGFLSVNFGTSSVLASGSSLSGSTCQTSGISKGVDSQFKVGTATANGVTLMSSSGSTGQLGCAFLLQNVRLNQTIPAYQKPGTYELPMTLTVTAQ